In the genome of Chitinivibrio alkaliphilus ACht1, one region contains:
- the eno gene encoding phosphopyruvate hydratase: protein MPLIESVQAREILDSRGNPTIEVDVFLESGVMGRAAVPSGASTGEHEALELRDGDKSRYLGKGVLEAVKNVNEKIGPELEGENSLDQRGIDKMMLALDGTPTKKNLGANAILGVSLATAKAAANFLDIPLYRYIGGTNTVTLPVPMMNIINGGSHSDAPIAFQEFMIRPVGATSFREGLRMGAEVFHSLKSVLKERKLSTAVGDEGGFAPELDGTEDALESIMKAVKNAGYTPGRKEDGGDVSIALDCASSEFFENGKYNYAKFEGENGAVLSSEEQAEYLSQLIEKYPIDSIEDGMDENDWDGWKKVTEKVGDKCQLVGDDLFVTNVEFLKKGIDTGCANSILIKVNQIGTLSETLDAIEMAHRAGYTSVTSHRSGETADDTIADIAVATNSGQIKTGSLSRSDRMSKYNQLLRIEEELGDLAVYGWNA from the coding sequence ATGCCACTTATTGAATCAGTACAGGCACGGGAAATCCTTGATTCTCGAGGAAATCCAACAATTGAAGTAGATGTGTTCCTTGAGTCCGGTGTTATGGGCCGCGCTGCTGTTCCTTCCGGAGCATCTACGGGCGAACATGAGGCTCTTGAACTTCGTGATGGTGATAAGAGCAGATACCTTGGAAAGGGTGTTCTTGAAGCTGTAAAAAATGTAAATGAAAAGATCGGTCCTGAGCTTGAGGGTGAAAATTCTCTTGATCAACGTGGTATTGACAAAATGATGTTGGCCCTTGATGGCACTCCTACCAAGAAAAATCTTGGGGCGAATGCAATTCTTGGGGTTTCCCTTGCGACAGCAAAGGCAGCAGCAAATTTTCTTGATATTCCTCTATATCGCTATATCGGTGGAACAAACACGGTTACACTGCCCGTTCCCATGATGAATATTATCAACGGCGGTTCTCACTCAGATGCTCCTATTGCATTTCAGGAGTTTATGATTCGCCCCGTGGGAGCAACGTCCTTCCGTGAGGGGCTTCGCATGGGTGCAGAGGTGTTCCATAGCTTAAAGAGTGTATTGAAAGAACGTAAGTTGAGCACAGCCGTTGGTGATGAAGGTGGTTTTGCTCCGGAGCTTGATGGTACCGAAGATGCCCTTGAGTCTATTATGAAAGCCGTTAAAAATGCAGGATATACCCCCGGTCGAAAAGAAGATGGTGGAGATGTGTCTATTGCTCTTGACTGTGCCTCTTCAGAGTTCTTTGAAAATGGAAAATACAACTATGCTAAGTTTGAGGGTGAAAATGGCGCTGTGCTTTCCTCCGAGGAGCAGGCAGAGTATCTTTCACAGCTTATCGAAAAATACCCCATTGATTCCATCGAAGACGGTATGGATGAAAATGATTGGGATGGCTGGAAAAAAGTTACGGAGAAAGTCGGTGATAAGTGTCAACTTGTTGGGGACGATCTCTTTGTAACTAACGTTGAGTTCCTTAAGAAAGGTATTGATACAGGGTGTGCAAACTCCATCCTTATCAAGGTTAATCAGATCGGTACTCTTTCTGAAACGCTTGATGCTATAGAAATGGCACATCGTGCAGGATATACTTCTGTAACGTCTCACCGTTCCGGTGAAACAGCAGATGATACCATTGCTGATATTGCCGTGGCGACAAATTCTGGACAGATTAAGACTGGTTCTCTAAGTCGTTCAGATCGTATGTCAAAATATAATCAGCTTCTTCGTATTGAAGAAGAACTTGGTGATCTTGCTGTGTACGGATGGAACGCCTAA
- a CDS encoding GGDEF domain-containing response regulator: protein MEYILYISDSTTEVHPVESVLESLPFSCVTASSFDEGCRIINTQKGVCFAVVISHALTKDFAGNFILPECIKKQSLPIILYQIPDTPTAGVIGKNNIVASITIEDENHQELLKTTIEELQRNMHTKAIVVDDDPFFRKLICDMLRLKLYDVIGVSVPSEAIAALEEYPDTKLLITDYSMKEMNGCELTRHIRKMYGREELVIVGISAYSDSDTPGNFIKSGANDFLVKQSLFAEEFYCRISMAIANIHYISRIRNNATHDELTGLYNRAYFFETGQTLVSNSIRNHITLLCVTIGVANYSYLLQEFGTASVDFAIYRLGEKLNARFRSSDILARISQNTFALLAVNFQQSSIESVFSKYIRSMENEPIHLPQQGEKITLRLKIGAARVEEADTIQILLARSQRALSTAHETGNPSLIIH from the coding sequence ATGGAATATATTCTTTATATAAGTGATAGTACGACAGAAGTTCATCCTGTAGAGTCGGTCCTTGAGTCTCTGCCCTTTTCCTGTGTTACTGCATCAAGTTTTGATGAAGGGTGTCGTATTATTAACACTCAGAAGGGCGTTTGTTTTGCTGTTGTTATTTCCCATGCTCTTACGAAAGATTTTGCCGGAAATTTCATTCTACCTGAGTGTATAAAAAAACAATCTCTTCCTATCATTTTGTATCAGATACCTGATACCCCGACGGCGGGGGTGATTGGAAAAAACAATATTGTTGCTTCCATTACTATTGAGGATGAGAATCACCAAGAGCTGCTCAAAACAACCATAGAAGAGCTTCAGCGAAATATGCATACTAAGGCAATTGTTGTGGATGATGATCCTTTCTTCCGCAAATTAATTTGTGATATGCTCCGGTTAAAGCTTTATGATGTTATTGGGGTATCCGTTCCCTCTGAGGCAATTGCTGCTCTAGAAGAGTATCCCGATACAAAACTTCTCATAACTGATTACTCAATGAAGGAAATGAATGGGTGTGAACTGACACGACATATTCGTAAAATGTATGGTCGCGAAGAGCTCGTCATTGTTGGTATTTCTGCGTACAGCGATTCAGATACACCGGGAAATTTTATAAAAAGTGGGGCAAATGATTTTCTGGTGAAACAAAGTCTTTTTGCTGAAGAGTTTTATTGCCGCATTAGTATGGCCATAGCCAACATTCACTACATTTCTCGCATTCGAAACAATGCAACCCATGATGAGTTGACAGGATTGTACAACCGGGCCTATTTTTTTGAAACCGGTCAAACCCTGGTGTCAAATAGTATTCGTAATCATATCACGCTTCTTTGTGTCACCATCGGAGTAGCAAATTATTCCTATCTTCTGCAGGAGTTTGGTACTGCATCGGTTGATTTTGCTATTTACCGCCTTGGAGAAAAACTCAATGCACGGTTTCGTTCTTCCGATATTCTCGCCCGCATTTCACAAAATACCTTCGCTCTTCTTGCGGTAAATTTTCAGCAAAGCTCCATTGAGTCTGTCTTCTCAAAATATATTCGTTCCATGGAGAACGAACCTATTCATCTCCCGCAACAGGGAGAAAAAATTACCCTTCGTTTAAAAATCGGTGCAGCACGAGTAGAAGAGGCAGATACTATTCAAATACTTCTCGCACGATCACAAAGGGCACTTTCTACAGCACATGAAACAGGTAATCCTTCACTCATTATTCATTAA
- a CDS encoding diaminopimelate decarboxylase family protein, translating into MPQEKLPFTREQIAEIAKTHPTPFHIYDEQGIIENLDRFQKAFSWADFKEYYAVKAAPNPYLMKLLQKKNVGFDCSSLAELELSERVGSVGEEIMFTSNDTPAGEFKRAAELGAIINFDDISHLDYYENTVGKLPDLVCFRYNPGELKSGNDIIGNPTDAKYGFTREQLFEGFAACRDKGITRFGLHTMVASNELDEQYFVETARLLFEVIGELTESLGITFEFVNLGGGIGIPYTPEERPVNLETVGEGIRKEYETLITGKGLSPLKIYMECGRMITGPYGYLVTKVRHIKNTYKTFVGVDATMANLMRPGMYEAYHHITVLGKETAEATEVYDVAGSLCENNDKFALDRKLPPIERGDFLAIHDAGAHGHAMGFNYNGKLRSAELLLRSDGSVVHIRRAETLNDLFATLDFTSISEFK; encoded by the coding sequence ATGCCACAAGAAAAACTTCCCTTTACCCGGGAACAGATTGCAGAAATTGCAAAAACCCATCCAACCCCTTTTCATATATATGATGAACAGGGAATTATTGAGAATCTTGATCGCTTCCAAAAAGCCTTCTCTTGGGCGGATTTCAAGGAGTATTATGCAGTAAAGGCAGCTCCAAACCCGTACTTAATGAAGCTTTTACAAAAGAAGAACGTTGGTTTCGACTGCTCGTCTTTAGCGGAGCTTGAACTCTCAGAACGCGTGGGTAGCGTCGGTGAAGAGATCATGTTTACGTCAAATGATACGCCAGCTGGTGAGTTTAAACGCGCAGCAGAGCTCGGAGCAATCATTAATTTTGATGATATCTCTCATCTTGACTATTACGAGAATACCGTAGGAAAGCTTCCTGACCTTGTGTGCTTTCGTTACAACCCGGGAGAGTTGAAAAGTGGTAATGACATTATTGGAAATCCAACAGATGCAAAATACGGCTTTACCCGTGAACAGCTTTTTGAAGGATTTGCGGCGTGTAGGGATAAGGGCATTACGCGCTTTGGTTTGCATACCATGGTTGCATCAAATGAGCTTGATGAGCAGTATTTTGTAGAAACAGCGCGCTTACTCTTTGAAGTGATCGGTGAACTGACAGAATCCTTGGGTATTACCTTTGAATTTGTAAACCTTGGCGGTGGTATTGGCATCCCCTATACTCCCGAAGAAAGGCCAGTAAATCTTGAAACCGTTGGCGAAGGAATCCGAAAGGAATACGAAACCTTAATTACCGGCAAAGGCCTTTCTCCGCTCAAAATTTATATGGAATGTGGTCGGATGATAACCGGTCCCTACGGGTATCTTGTTACAAAGGTTCGCCACATAAAAAACACCTATAAAACCTTTGTTGGTGTAGATGCAACTATGGCAAACCTTATGCGCCCCGGAATGTACGAAGCATATCACCATATCACGGTGCTTGGAAAAGAAACAGCTGAAGCCACAGAGGTGTACGATGTTGCTGGGTCACTTTGTGAAAATAATGATAAGTTTGCCCTTGATCGGAAGCTTCCTCCCATTGAACGGGGAGATTTTCTCGCCATTCACGATGCGGGCGCGCACGGTCACGCCATGGGATTTAACTACAATGGAAAACTCCGATCTGCTGAACTGCTTCTTCGCAGTGATGGGTCAGTAGTTCACATACGTCGTGCGGAAACCTTGAATGATCTTTTTGCAACCCTTGATTTTACTAGTATTTCTGAGTTTAAATAA
- a CDS encoding (deoxy)nucleoside triphosphate pyrophosphohydrolase — MRKVCAAVIVYNGKVLLTKRASGEQHGGFWEFPGGKCEPGERLRQCLIREIREELSIDIMPEHVIAQTRVGDFFIHFFKCRYLHGTITLTVHDAFYWYSPHDTIRTSKILSSNHDALAAIRPYCKQV; from the coding sequence GTGCGTAAGGTCTGCGCTGCAGTTATTGTATACAACGGGAAGGTTCTTCTTACGAAACGAGCCTCCGGTGAACAGCACGGCGGTTTTTGGGAATTCCCCGGAGGAAAATGCGAGCCAGGAGAGCGACTCCGCCAATGCCTAATACGAGAAATACGTGAGGAGCTCTCCATAGATATTATGCCTGAACACGTGATCGCCCAAACACGTGTAGGGGATTTTTTTATACACTTCTTCAAATGTCGATATCTTCACGGCACCATTACACTCACAGTGCACGATGCCTTTTATTGGTATAGTCCTCATGATACAATACGAACCAGTAAAATACTGTCTTCAAACCATGATGCTCTTGCGGCGATACGACCATATTGTAAACAAGTCTAA
- the dxs gene encoding 1-deoxy-D-xylulose-5-phosphate synthase has translation MSLLDTITSPQDLKELSTKDLPALATEIREFLIHSVSKTGGHIAPSLGVVELTLALHYLFDSPKDKFIWDVGHQAYTHKIITGRKEQFFTLRQYNGISGFPHITESPHDALTVGHASTSISASLGMAFARDLRKETHNIVSVIGDGAMTGGLAYEGLNNLGHSNTNMIVILNDNEMSIAPNVGGMSTYLTKIITDKRYTRLKSNIWNTLDQIPASLGKKLQHLGHSIDDNLKKAFTPGKLFEDMGIKYLGPIDGHNFEELFHVLTYARDENKGPLLIHTLTKKGKGYEPAEINATKFHGIGSFDIESGEVRKESSQKTPSWSSIFGSTLLEIARKDARVLAITAAMPNGTGLETFEKELPQQLIDVGIAEQHGATFSAGLALAGQKPVFALYSSFLQRAFDQIIHDIALEKLNVVFAIDRAGLVGADGPTHHGAFDLSYLTTIPNCTILTPSSAEDLKDMLYSALYEIEGPVFIRYPRGTTPAAPPAYAPQGKKEFLPQQVKTLPGAKVLLLPVGDFLPTACAVQEKLHSAGILSDVTSLRCVKPLPHDRLYSLFSAYDTVITLENNSLINGAGAQLLQVLQQGAHRGALSHVPKLLSYGYPDRFIDQGTQEELLQELGLAPDPLTEKIIQDIRA, from the coding sequence ATGAGTTTACTCGATACAATAACATCTCCACAGGATCTCAAAGAACTATCCACCAAAGATCTTCCAGCTCTAGCTACTGAAATTCGCGAATTTCTGATACATTCCGTAAGTAAAACTGGTGGACATATCGCTCCAAGTCTCGGAGTTGTGGAACTAACCCTTGCCCTGCACTATCTCTTTGATAGCCCAAAAGATAAGTTTATCTGGGATGTGGGACATCAAGCTTATACTCATAAAATTATCACAGGGCGAAAAGAGCAATTTTTCACCCTCCGGCAGTATAATGGAATAAGCGGGTTTCCCCATATCACAGAAAGTCCTCACGATGCCTTAACGGTGGGACATGCTTCAACCTCAATATCTGCCTCCTTGGGGATGGCCTTTGCCCGCGACCTTCGTAAGGAAACACATAACATTGTCAGTGTAATCGGCGATGGAGCTATGACCGGTGGTCTTGCCTACGAAGGGCTTAATAATCTTGGCCACAGCAATACCAATATGATTGTAATTCTGAATGATAATGAGATGTCTATCGCTCCCAATGTAGGTGGCATGTCTACTTACCTTACAAAAATCATTACGGACAAACGGTATACACGTCTCAAATCAAATATTTGGAATACCCTTGATCAGATTCCGGCATCTCTGGGAAAGAAACTACAACACCTCGGCCACAGTATTGACGACAACTTAAAAAAAGCCTTTACCCCAGGCAAACTCTTTGAGGATATGGGTATTAAATATCTGGGCCCCATTGATGGGCATAACTTCGAAGAACTTTTTCATGTTTTGACCTACGCACGAGATGAAAACAAAGGACCGCTTCTCATACACACCCTTACCAAAAAAGGAAAAGGGTATGAACCAGCTGAGATAAATGCGACGAAATTTCATGGTATTGGCTCCTTTGATATAGAGAGCGGTGAAGTACGCAAAGAAAGTTCGCAAAAGACCCCATCATGGAGCTCCATTTTCGGCAGTACACTCCTTGAGATAGCAAGAAAGGATGCTCGTGTCCTTGCCATTACCGCCGCAATGCCTAACGGAACAGGACTTGAGACGTTTGAAAAGGAACTCCCACAGCAACTTATTGATGTGGGAATTGCAGAACAACACGGAGCAACCTTCAGTGCAGGCTTAGCCTTGGCTGGACAAAAACCGGTTTTTGCCCTCTACTCTTCTTTTCTGCAACGTGCCTTTGATCAAATTATTCATGATATTGCCTTAGAGAAGCTCAACGTTGTCTTTGCCATAGACCGTGCGGGGCTAGTGGGAGCCGATGGGCCAACACATCATGGCGCCTTTGACCTTTCCTATTTAACCACCATCCCCAACTGTACCATCCTTACCCCCTCTTCAGCAGAAGATCTGAAAGATATGCTATACAGCGCGCTTTATGAAATAGAGGGCCCTGTTTTTATTCGCTATCCACGCGGCACAACTCCTGCTGCACCACCTGCATATGCACCTCAGGGAAAAAAAGAGTTTCTACCTCAACAAGTGAAAACACTCCCCGGAGCAAAAGTGTTATTGCTCCCCGTAGGCGATTTCCTTCCAACGGCCTGTGCCGTACAGGAAAAACTCCATTCAGCTGGGATTCTTTCTGATGTTACAAGTCTTCGCTGTGTAAAGCCCCTTCCACATGATAGACTCTACTCACTTTTTTCTGCCTATGATACCGTTATTACCCTGGAAAACAATTCTCTAATAAATGGTGCGGGAGCGCAACTACTTCAGGTTTTACAGCAAGGAGCTCACCGTGGTGCCCTATCCCATGTGCCAAAACTCCTTTCCTATGGATATCCTGATCGATTTATTGATCAAGGTACACAGGAGGAATTGCTTCAGGAGCTGGGCCTAGCACCCGATCCACTCACGGAGAAAATAATTCAGGATATTCGTGCGTAA
- a CDS encoding HDOD domain-containing protein, whose protein sequence is MITVLASISHKNIREGLQKTFSRTKAEFITCRRPYASIVKARQYTPDVIIIEILECTQDELSIIRLIRKHPEICHTPLLVFGPACSEQCRVGMEKMGVTTYVAAPISVKKILLAVQVVLRETMTTASKKKNGENPTQDVTAEMTAQLFDPQVLPTKKIALMVSHIDSLVAFPTTFASVLRLTEDNSSSASQLGRAIESDSSVAAEILRLANSVYYAARNRRIDSLRQAIVRIGFSQTKTAVLSMSVLKHFNSRSPSTGFSYREFWFHSLAVAIIAEKLAKKISGIRSDEAFALGLLHGLGALMMNEYLPTTFQKILDGATEEGSPFTYYQDSTMSVNHLDLLAYLFTIWKLPNSFSSAIRIFDRLHNTASDVQKNSLAVTISLAKSMAYGFDIGYTTDCSVHHFEYGLLHTFGIHKGITDTFIHTLYSELNLYNSIVNIDDRTYPRRNKPVHETEKISLLCCFSGEFMWSALYEYIRQSDRYSIRHCEDVQTLEQVLSEQDAEYIALFPAYTKDMKKQLQLCDARGVRGLVMDVSKTLRSIDFETCIIAEYPVDLRNVHMVLQALNMNSVSNDMSDRAIKYLLPLTKGPVTHEKRNALVVYRSTQGYTKLYHHIKRYDWPSFNKFIYGHKALQYAKDSSAKVTHYFLEWKAPFTECAESLQELKKHTGSQNAQYIVFYEGVGEESSQDLHLLSTISDITLVNLADESDCASLHTILS, encoded by the coding sequence ATGATTACGGTTCTTGCCAGTATTTCTCATAAAAATATCCGTGAGGGGTTACAAAAGACTTTTTCTCGCACAAAGGCGGAATTTATCACGTGCCGACGACCATATGCTTCTATTGTAAAGGCACGTCAATATACTCCCGATGTGATTATTATTGAAATCCTGGAATGTACTCAAGACGAACTTTCCATAATTCGCCTCATACGAAAACATCCTGAGATCTGTCATACGCCCCTGTTGGTATTTGGCCCTGCTTGTTCTGAACAATGCCGTGTAGGTATGGAAAAAATGGGAGTAACAACCTATGTTGCAGCCCCCATCTCCGTAAAAAAAATACTCCTTGCAGTGCAAGTTGTTCTTCGAGAAACCATGACCACAGCATCAAAAAAAAAGAATGGAGAGAATCCCACACAGGATGTTACTGCAGAAATGACGGCCCAGCTTTTTGATCCTCAGGTGCTCCCCACAAAAAAAATAGCACTCATGGTTTCCCATATTGATTCTCTGGTTGCCTTCCCGACAACCTTTGCGTCTGTCTTGCGGCTCACAGAAGATAACTCAAGTAGTGCAAGTCAGTTAGGTCGAGCTATTGAAAGTGATTCTTCAGTTGCAGCCGAGATTCTCCGTTTAGCAAACTCAGTGTATTATGCTGCGCGAAATAGACGCATTGATTCTCTACGCCAAGCGATTGTGCGTATTGGCTTTTCTCAAACAAAAACAGCTGTTCTTTCCATGTCTGTGTTAAAACATTTTAATAGTAGATCTCCCAGTACCGGGTTTAGTTACAGAGAGTTTTGGTTTCACTCCCTTGCTGTGGCTATTATCGCAGAGAAGCTCGCAAAAAAAATTTCCGGTATCCGTAGTGACGAAGCCTTTGCCCTTGGTTTACTCCATGGACTCGGTGCTTTGATGATGAATGAGTATCTTCCCACTACTTTTCAAAAAATACTTGATGGAGCTACGGAAGAAGGATCACCATTCACGTACTACCAAGATAGCACCATGTCGGTAAATCACCTCGATTTGCTTGCCTATCTTTTTACTATTTGGAAATTACCGAACTCCTTTAGTTCAGCAATCCGTATTTTTGACCGGTTGCACAACACTGCTTCCGATGTACAGAAAAACAGCCTTGCAGTAACCATATCCCTTGCAAAATCTATGGCATACGGTTTTGATATCGGCTATACAACCGATTGTTCTGTGCACCACTTTGAGTATGGTCTTCTCCATACCTTCGGTATTCATAAGGGGATTACGGACACCTTTATCCACACTCTATATTCAGAGCTCAATCTCTATAACAGCATTGTTAATATTGACGATCGGACCTACCCCCGAAGAAATAAGCCAGTTCATGAGACAGAAAAAATATCCCTGCTATGTTGTTTTTCCGGCGAATTTATGTGGTCAGCGCTCTATGAATATATCCGCCAATCAGACCGATATTCCATACGCCATTGTGAGGATGTACAAACTTTAGAACAGGTTCTTTCTGAGCAAGATGCTGAATACATCGCTCTTTTTCCAGCGTATACGAAAGATATGAAAAAGCAACTGCAGCTCTGTGATGCCAGGGGCGTTCGTGGGTTAGTTATGGACGTCTCCAAAACCCTGCGCTCTATTGACTTTGAAACGTGTATTATTGCTGAATATCCCGTTGATTTGCGCAATGTTCACATGGTGTTACAGGCGCTTAATATGAATAGTGTGAGTAATGACATGAGTGATCGGGCCATAAAATATCTTCTTCCGCTTACCAAGGGTCCCGTCACTCATGAAAAGCGGAATGCTTTGGTAGTATATCGTTCTACCCAAGGATATACCAAGTTGTATCACCATATAAAGCGCTATGATTGGCCAAGCTTTAATAAGTTCATCTATGGACACAAGGCGCTTCAATATGCAAAAGATTCCTCTGCAAAGGTGACTCATTACTTTCTGGAATGGAAAGCTCCTTTTACTGAATGCGCAGAGAGCCTCCAAGAGCTTAAAAAACACACTGGCTCACAGAATGCACAGTATATTGTGTTTTATGAAGGAGTGGGGGAAGAGTCTTCGCAAGACCTTCACCTTCTTAGTACGATCTCAGACATAACTCTCGTCAATTTGGCAGATGAGTCAGATTGTGCTTCCTTACATACCATTCTTTCATAG
- the rpe gene encoding ribulose-phosphate 3-epimerase: MRSPLISPSILSADFAHLSKDIHDIDNAGADWIHCDVMDGMFVPNISFGPMIIEKVHTLTDKPLDVHLMVTQPERYLEAFAAAGAHYITVHANACQDLPETLDKIASLGCKAGVSVNPDIPISTFTDYLDKIDLVLLMSVYAGFGGQSFLPEVLEKISAVKALVDKMNHPIHIEVDGGITDKTGRLCVEQGADVLVAGSYIFKQRSYQNAIDSLRIS, encoded by the coding sequence GTGAGGTCCCCCCTTATTTCACCTTCCATTCTCTCAGCAGACTTTGCGCATCTTTCAAAGGATATCCACGACATAGATAATGCTGGCGCAGATTGGATCCACTGCGATGTCATGGATGGTATGTTTGTGCCCAACATCAGTTTTGGGCCAATGATTATCGAAAAAGTGCATACACTCACGGATAAACCGTTGGATGTACATCTCATGGTTACTCAGCCGGAACGATATCTTGAAGCCTTTGCTGCTGCCGGTGCACACTACATAACAGTTCATGCAAACGCCTGTCAGGACCTACCTGAAACCCTTGACAAGATCGCTTCCTTAGGATGCAAAGCTGGTGTGTCTGTCAACCCAGATATCCCCATATCAACATTCACGGACTACTTAGACAAAATTGACCTTGTTCTTCTTATGTCAGTCTATGCAGGATTCGGCGGGCAATCATTTCTCCCGGAAGTGCTGGAGAAGATCTCCGCGGTAAAAGCCTTGGTTGACAAGATGAATCATCCTATTCATATTGAAGTCGATGGGGGAATTACGGATAAGACAGGACGGCTTTGTGTCGAACAAGGAGCTGATGTACTTGTCGCCGGCAGTTACATTTTTAAACAGCGTTCCTACCAAAACGCCATTGATAGTCTGCGCATCTCCTAA
- the nadD gene encoding nicotinate (nicotinamide) nucleotide adenylyltransferase, translating to MKERIALLGGSFNPPHAGHISMAHLVQEYLDLHRVLFIPTKNHAFQKESLQTSFAHRCNLVAAAIKEYPSFELWDKEGARAGVSYSVDTICEIREERMPQEIFFIIGSDNLSNFPRWRSYEKILKLAHLAVVERPGYAMSTPQHLPVQKIHSVPSPFWGISSTTLRTYCAQGYTCTGLLHPAVQKYIKQHNLYSGVPS from the coding sequence TTGAAAGAACGAATTGCTCTTCTTGGAGGAAGTTTTAACCCGCCCCATGCAGGTCATATTTCCATGGCGCATCTTGTGCAAGAATATCTGGATCTTCACCGAGTACTCTTTATTCCCACCAAGAACCATGCCTTCCAGAAAGAAAGTTTGCAAACATCCTTTGCGCATAGATGCAATCTTGTAGCAGCTGCCATCAAGGAATACCCCTCCTTTGAGCTCTGGGACAAAGAAGGTGCGCGGGCTGGCGTTTCCTACAGCGTTGACACAATCTGTGAAATACGGGAAGAACGCATGCCCCAAGAAATCTTCTTTATTATCGGCTCAGATAATCTTTCAAATTTTCCTCGGTGGCGTTCTTACGAAAAAATTTTAAAGCTTGCACACCTCGCCGTGGTTGAACGTCCGGGCTATGCCATGTCTACTCCACAGCACCTACCGGTACAAAAGATTCATTCAGTTCCCTCACCCTTTTGGGGTATCAGTTCAACAACACTTCGTACCTACTGTGCACAAGGCTATACATGTACGGGGCTGCTTCACCCGGCTGTGCAAAAATATATCAAACAACATAATCTTTACTCAGGAGTACCATCGTGA
- a CDS encoding outer membrane protein assembly factor BamD, with protein sequence MKITARLSLCTLLLFPALLLAQEDALELTRCQQKYVDGLERYHGESYRRANTLFDDVIRNCAADIERRDSLYLMAGHTKFALGNYREASIEYEEVLARFSQSPLREEALFKLGLALYYEAPIVERDIAILRRAQQRFNRFVATYPNSPYADSAQTYLDSIYEKFVEKAMNNAHFYTIIDRYNSAVVYYEDILKSFPETKRINEVTDSLARSLIYGQRYAEAEVYIERLQATSYDEKKVQALKEMLEKKRE encoded by the coding sequence ATGAAAATAACAGCACGACTGAGTCTATGTACACTACTTCTTTTTCCGGCTCTGCTTTTAGCACAGGAAGATGCTCTTGAACTAACACGATGTCAGCAAAAGTATGTTGATGGTTTAGAACGCTATCATGGAGAAAGTTATCGTCGTGCCAACACCCTTTTTGATGATGTGATACGAAATTGCGCTGCTGATATTGAGCGTCGTGACTCTCTCTATCTCATGGCAGGACATACAAAATTCGCCCTTGGAAATTACCGGGAGGCATCTATTGAGTATGAAGAAGTGCTTGCTCGGTTTTCTCAATCTCCCCTGCGGGAAGAGGCGCTTTTTAAGCTCGGTTTGGCTCTCTACTATGAAGCACCTATTGTCGAACGAGACATCGCAATTCTTCGGCGTGCGCAGCAACGATTCAATCGATTTGTCGCGACATACCCAAACAGTCCGTACGCAGATTCTGCTCAGACATACTTAGACAGTATCTACGAAAAATTTGTAGAAAAAGCCATGAACAATGCACATTTTTATACAATTATTGATCGATACAACTCAGCGGTTGTGTACTATGAAGACATTCTAAAAAGCTTTCCTGAGACAAAACGTATCAATGAAGTGACTGATTCCTTAGCTCGGAGCCTTATTTACGGGCAACGCTATGCTGAGGCGGAAGTATACATTGAACGTCTCCAAGCCACATCGTACGATGAGAAGAAGGTACAGGCCCTCAAGGAAATGTTAGAGAAAAAGAGAGAGTAA